The genomic DNA CTCCCACGCGCGCGTATAGGCCGGCGAATCAATCGGCGTTTTATGGCGAATCGCGATTTCACCCGGCGAGAGCGGTTTGATCTCGCCGCCAAGGCTCAGCGCCGCCATCATCACGCGCGCATTGAGCGGCAGATAGATTGCCGACTTAACCACTTCGATCAGCGTGCGGCCGACGGCAGTAAAGCCATGTCCGCGCATCAGCGTGACGCTGTTGCCGGCTAGCGTGCTCGCGAGATCGTCCGCTTGCTCGATGCTTTCCACGAGGATGTTCGTGTCGCCGAAACGGTCGCGAATGTCCCAGACCGGCACGTGCTCGCCGATGCCCGACGCGGTGTTGAGCACCGGCTGCAACGGCCGCGTGCTGATGGTGAACGGCAGCACGTCGGCCGCGTGGCTATGAATGACCGCGTTGACATCGGGCCGAGCCGCATAAACGCCCGCGTGAATAAACCGCTCGAGATACGGCTTCTTGCCGCCGGGCACGACCGGCTCGCCGTCGAAGCCGAATTCGAGAATGTCGTCAGCCGCGACGAACTCCGGACTGCGCGAACACGACAGCAGGAACCGCTGCGGATTCTCCGGATGCCGGACACTGACATGACCGTAAGCATCCACGATGTTTTCGTTGGCGAGGATGTGATTGGCCATCACAAGGTCCTGTATCGCCGCATCCAGCACATTCATCAATCGTCTCCGTTAATTTGCACAGCAAATATCAAAACGCACAGCAAATAGTACGGCGTTGCCGACTGGACTGTCAACGGAATGCCGCCGGCCCCTTGAAAAAGCCTGCAAAAGCCGGCGAAAGCCCCGCGAACCTCAGCCTGTCACCGCTGAAAGGCCCGTTTTAATTGACAGTCCCACCGCGTCGACTTTAAAATTCGCAATGCGCATCATATTTCGCTTAGCGAATTGAAGGCGCAAGGTAGACTGCGGTGCTGATGGGCTGACGCGTAGAAGCGCAAGCCGGGCGAGCCACCCATCAGCGAACATTGCAGCATATGAAAACGAG from Paraburkholderia edwinii includes the following:
- a CDS encoding class II aldolase/adducin family protein; protein product: MNVLDAAIQDLVMANHILANENIVDAYGHVSVRHPENPQRFLLSCSRSPEFVAADDILEFGFDGEPVVPGGKKPYLERFIHAGVYAARPDVNAVIHSHAADVLPFTISTRPLQPVLNTASGIGEHVPVWDIRDRFGDTNILVESIEQADDLASTLAGNSVTLMRGHGFTAVGRTLIEVVKSAIYLPLNARVMMAALSLGGEIKPLSPGEIAIRHKTPIDSPAYTRAWEYWTNRVKLSRVGACSCCGGEHGQHDTDNARGK